From Pseudomonas vanderleydeniana, the proteins below share one genomic window:
- a CDS encoding ATP-dependent helicase HrpA — translation MAGTASLGASMAAMQQMDSTAAATTTMNAQAQSNKMMTDTVNGIASAYQDSATKAQNAAQQTGKAINY, via the coding sequence ATGGCCGGTACCGCATCCCTTGGCGCTTCGATGGCTGCCATGCAGCAAATGGACTCCACCGCAGCTGCCACCACCACCATGAACGCCCAGGCCCAGTCCAACAAGATGATGACCGATACCGTCAACGGTATCGCCAGCGCCTACCAGGACTCTGCCACCAAGGCGCAGAACGCCGCGCAGCAAACCGGCAAGGCGATCAACTACTAA
- the argE gene encoding acetylornithine deacetylase — protein MSTSRELLARLVAFDTTSRESNLELIGFVRDYLADLGVPCELIHNPERSKANLFATIGPADVPGIVLSGHTDVVPADGQAWTCPPFELTERNGNLYGRGTADMKGYIACVLALVPALVDSHLRLPVHIALSYDEEVGCLGVRSLLEVLRERPVKPLLCVIGEPTQLKPVLGHKGKLAMRCDVHGAACHSAYAPQGVNAIEYAARLIAELGRLGQALRAPGQHDERFDPPFSTVQTGVIEGGKALNIVPEACRFDFEVRALPHMDPWQVAERLQQYAADTLLPAMRAVSAQSDIRFSELSSYPGLATSVQSQAARWVAQFCGSREFGTVAFGTEGGLFDQAGIPTVVCGPGSMDQGHKPDEFVSLAQLQACDEMLERVLAFVRQGQ, from the coding sequence ATGAGCACCAGCCGCGAGCTGCTGGCGCGGCTGGTGGCTTTCGACACCACCAGCCGCGAATCGAACCTTGAGTTGATCGGGTTCGTGCGCGACTACCTGGCCGACCTGGGCGTGCCTTGCGAGCTGATTCACAACCCCGAGCGCAGCAAGGCCAATCTGTTCGCGACCATCGGCCCGGCGGATGTTCCGGGCATCGTGCTGTCCGGGCACACCGACGTGGTGCCGGCCGACGGCCAGGCCTGGACCTGCCCGCCGTTCGAGCTGACCGAGCGCAACGGCAATCTGTACGGGCGTGGTACCGCCGACATGAAGGGCTACATCGCCTGTGTCCTGGCCCTGGTGCCGGCGCTGGTCGACAGCCATCTGCGCCTGCCGGTGCATATCGCCTTGTCCTATGACGAGGAGGTCGGTTGCCTGGGTGTGCGTTCGCTGCTCGAGGTGTTGCGTGAGCGGCCGGTCAAGCCACTGCTGTGCGTGATCGGCGAGCCGACGCAGCTCAAGCCGGTGCTCGGGCACAAGGGCAAGCTGGCGATGCGCTGCGATGTGCACGGTGCGGCCTGTCATTCGGCCTATGCGCCGCAGGGGGTCAATGCCATCGAGTACGCCGCGCGGCTGATCGCCGAACTCGGTCGCCTGGGCCAAGCACTCAGGGCGCCCGGGCAGCATGACGAGCGCTTCGACCCGCCGTTTTCCACGGTGCAGACCGGGGTGATCGAGGGCGGCAAGGCGTTGAACATCGTGCCGGAGGCTTGCCGGTTCGATTTCGAGGTGCGGGCCTTGCCGCACATGGACCCCTGGCAGGTCGCCGAGCGACTGCAGCAGTACGCTGCCGACACCCTGTTGCCGGCGATGCGCGCGGTCAGCGCCCAGAGCGACATCCGTTTCAGCGAGCTGTCGAGCTATCCGGGCCTGGCGACTTCGGTACAGAGCCAGGCGGCCCGTTGGGTGGCGCAGTTCTGTGGTTCGCGTGAGTTCGGGACGGTGGCGTTCGGGACTGAAGGCGGGCTGTTCGACCAGGCGGGTATCCCGACCGTGGTGTGCGGGCCGGGCAGCATGGACCAGGGACACAAGCCCGACGAGTTCGTCAGCCTGGCGCAGTTGCAGGCCTGTGACGAGATGCTGGAACGGGTGTTGGCGTTCGTTCGCCAGGGCCAGTGA
- a CDS encoding DUF1028 domain-containing protein, protein MTFSIVARCESTGQFGIAISSSSIAVGARCPWLRPGVGAVASQNITLPALGPETLDELEQGLSPAQALDRVLTRNGYSQYRQITVIDHLGRTAHFSGSETLGVNNAVSGEQCVAAGNMLASPTVIEAMVRAFEQAEGQLADRLLAAMQAGVGEGGEAGPVHSAALVVVGELLWPIVNLRVDWADQDPIGELGQLWQAYRPQMQDYIDRALEPSRAPGYGVPGDDR, encoded by the coding sequence ATGACCTTTTCCATCGTCGCCCGCTGCGAAAGCACCGGCCAGTTCGGCATCGCCATCAGTTCGTCGAGCATTGCCGTGGGCGCGCGTTGTCCCTGGCTGCGCCCCGGCGTGGGCGCGGTGGCCTCGCAGAACATCACCTTGCCGGCGCTGGGGCCGGAAACCCTGGACGAACTCGAGCAGGGGCTTTCTCCTGCCCAGGCGCTGGACCGGGTGCTGACGCGCAACGGCTACAGCCAGTACCGGCAGATCACCGTCATCGACCACCTGGGCCGCACCGCGCACTTCAGCGGCAGTGAAACCCTCGGCGTGAACAACGCCGTGAGCGGCGAACAGTGCGTGGCCGCCGGCAACATGCTGGCCAGCCCGACGGTGATCGAGGCGATGGTCCGCGCTTTCGAACAGGCCGAGGGGCAGTTGGCCGATCGCCTGCTGGCGGCCATGCAGGCCGGGGTGGGTGAGGGCGGTGAAGCAGGTCCGGTGCATTCGGCGGCGCTGGTGGTGGTGGGCGAGCTGCTCTGGCCGATCGTCAACCTGCGGGTCGATTGGGCCGATCAGGACCCGATCGGTGAGCTGGGCCAGCTGTGGCAAGCCTATCGCCCGCAGATGCAGGACTACATCGACCGCGCCCTGGAGCCTTCGCGGGCGCCCGGCTATGGCGTGCCGGGGGATGACCGATGA
- a CDS encoding LysR family transcriptional regulator, whose product MAAYNLRQLKYFTAVVECGSVAEASRKLYIAQPSVSTAIRQLEDSFNVQLFIRQHANGMSLTPAGNRFYRKAQELLRMAHEFEQNALADNDVVAGQIDIGCYETVAPLYLPRLIAGFRERWPGVEIRIRDGEQQELIQALTSGSIDLAMLFEHDLDHTIETAPLMPPQQPYALLPADHRFARQAKVSLHDLVLEPMILLGTLPSRTYFVSIFTERGLTPHITFSSPSIEMVRGMVAQGFGFSILVTKPFSNYTYDGKQLACVPLAETVTGSGLSAAWLRRSQLTKPAQLFVEYCIEELARLQH is encoded by the coding sequence GTGGCTGCCTATAACCTTCGCCAGTTGAAGTACTTCACCGCCGTCGTCGAATGCGGCAGCGTCGCCGAGGCCTCGCGCAAGCTCTATATCGCGCAGCCTTCGGTCTCCACCGCCATCCGCCAGCTCGAGGACAGCTTCAACGTCCAGCTGTTCATCCGCCAGCACGCCAACGGCATGTCGCTGACTCCGGCCGGCAACCGTTTCTACCGCAAGGCCCAGGAACTGCTGCGCATGGCGCACGAGTTCGAGCAGAACGCACTGGCCGATAACGATGTGGTCGCCGGGCAGATCGACATCGGCTGTTACGAGACCGTGGCGCCGCTGTACCTGCCGCGATTGATCGCCGGTTTTCGCGAGCGCTGGCCGGGGGTAGAGATCCGCATTCGCGATGGCGAGCAACAGGAACTGATACAGGCGCTCACCAGCGGCAGCATCGACCTGGCGATGCTGTTCGAGCACGACCTGGACCACACCATCGAGACGGCACCACTGATGCCGCCACAACAACCCTACGCGCTGCTGCCCGCCGACCACCGCTTCGCCCGGCAAGCCAAGGTGTCGCTGCACGATCTGGTGCTCGAACCGATGATCCTGCTCGGCACCCTGCCCAGCCGGACCTACTTCGTGAGCATCTTCACCGAGCGCGGCCTGACACCCCACATCACCTTCAGCTCGCCGTCGATCGAGATGGTCCGCGGCATGGTCGCCCAGGGCTTCGGCTTCTCGATCCTGGTGACCAAGCCGTTCTCCAACTACACCTATGACGGCAAGCAGCTGGCCTGCGTGCCGCTGGCCGAAACCGTCACCGGGTCGGGGCTGTCCGCCGCCTGGCTGCGCCGCTCGCAACTGACCAAGCCGGCACAGCTGTTCGTGGAGTACTGCATCGAGGAGTTGGCGCGCCTGCAACACTGA
- a CDS encoding ABC transporter permease: protein MIDRQSWVSRCLTPKVELPTALVFSTSALGWLLVFGLWAGLSYGGVVPSMFLPTPGAVVEAGLRLAGDGTLGKHVLASVEVVLIGFAVSSLVAVPLGLLMGSFRVVQAFLEPLVNFIRYLPVTSFVPLFILWIGIGLEQRVAVIIFGTFFQQLVMVADVSKGVSKDLINASYTLGSSRRDVILHVLGPASLPGVLDTLRVTMGWAWTYLVVAELVAASSGLGYISLKAMRGFQVDVIFLAIAVIGLLGLLTDQLFRVLRLKVVSWAQ, encoded by the coding sequence ATGATCGATCGTCAATCATGGGTCAGCCGCTGCCTGACCCCGAAAGTCGAGCTGCCGACGGCCCTGGTGTTCAGCACCAGTGCGCTGGGTTGGCTGCTGGTGTTCGGCCTGTGGGCCGGGCTGTCCTACGGCGGCGTGGTACCGTCGATGTTCCTGCCCACGCCGGGGGCGGTGGTCGAGGCGGGCCTGCGCCTGGCCGGCGATGGCACCCTGGGCAAGCACGTGCTGGCCAGCGTCGAGGTGGTGCTGATCGGCTTTGCCGTGTCCTCGCTGGTCGCCGTGCCGCTGGGGCTGCTGATGGGCAGTTTCCGGGTGGTGCAGGCGTTCCTCGAGCCGCTGGTGAACTTCATCCGCTACCTGCCGGTGACTTCGTTCGTGCCGCTGTTCATCCTCTGGATCGGCATCGGCCTGGAGCAGCGGGTCGCGGTGATCATCTTCGGCACCTTCTTCCAGCAACTGGTGATGGTCGCCGACGTGTCCAAGGGCGTTTCCAAGGACCTGATCAATGCCTCCTACACCCTCGGTTCCTCGCGTCGTGACGTGATCCTGCACGTGCTCGGCCCGGCGTCCTTGCCGGGTGTGCTCGATACCCTGCGGGTCACCATGGGCTGGGCCTGGACCTACCTGGTCGTTGCCGAACTGGTCGCGGCGTCCAGCGGCCTCGGCTACATCAGCCTCAAGGCCATGCGCGGCTTCCAGGTCGACGTGATTTTCCTCGCTATCGCGGTTATCGGCCTGCTGGGCCTGCTGACCGATCAACTGTTTCGCGTGCTTCGGCTCAAGGTGGTGTCATGGGCGCAGTAA
- a CDS encoding aspartate aminotransferase family protein, translated as MNAPVTPQRTTRDYQAADAAHHIHAFLDQKALNAEGPRVMVRGEGLHLWDNDGKRYLDGMSGLWCTQLGYGRRDLTAAAATQMDQLAYYNMFFHTTHPAVVELSELLFSLLPAHYSHAIYTNSGSEANEVLIRTVRRYWQVVGKPQKKIMIGRWNGYHGSTLAATALGGMKFMHEMGGLIPDVAHIDEPYWYAQGGELTPAEFGRRCALQLEDKILELGAENVAGFIAEPFQGAGGMIFPPESYWPEIQRICRQYDVLLCADEVIGGFGRTGEWFAHEYFGFQPDTLSIAKGLTSGYIPMGGLVLSKRIAEALVEQGGVFAHGLTYSGHPVAAAVAIANLRALRDEGIVKRVKDDTGPYLQRCLREVFEQHPLIGEVQGAGLVAALQFAEDKGTRKRFANENDIAWRCRTIGFEEGLIIRSTLGRMIMAPALVAGRSEIDELVEKTRIAVDRTAQELGRL; from the coding sequence ATGAACGCCCCCGTTACCCCACAACGCACCACCCGTGACTACCAGGCGGCCGACGCCGCCCACCACATTCACGCCTTCCTCGACCAGAAGGCCCTCAATGCCGAAGGCCCGCGGGTGATGGTGCGTGGCGAAGGCCTGCACCTGTGGGACAACGACGGCAAGCGTTACCTGGACGGCATGTCCGGCCTGTGGTGCACCCAGCTGGGTTATGGCCGCAGGGACCTGACGGCCGCCGCCGCGACGCAGATGGACCAGTTGGCGTACTACAACATGTTCTTCCACACCACCCACCCGGCGGTGGTCGAGCTTTCCGAGCTGCTGTTCAGCCTGCTGCCCGCTCACTACAGCCACGCCATCTACACCAACTCCGGCTCCGAGGCCAACGAGGTGCTGATCCGTACCGTGCGCCGTTATTGGCAGGTGGTGGGCAAGCCGCAGAAGAAGATCATGATCGGTCGCTGGAACGGCTACCACGGCTCGACCCTGGCGGCCACCGCCCTGGGCGGGATGAAGTTCATGCACGAAATGGGCGGGCTGATCCCGGATGTCGCACACATCGACGAGCCGTACTGGTACGCCCAGGGCGGCGAACTGACCCCGGCCGAGTTCGGCCGTCGTTGTGCGCTGCAGCTGGAAGATAAGATTCTCGAACTGGGCGCCGAGAACGTCGCCGGCTTCATCGCCGAGCCGTTCCAGGGCGCGGGCGGCATGATCTTCCCGCCAGAGAGCTACTGGCCGGAGATCCAGCGCATCTGCCGTCAGTACGACGTGCTGCTGTGCGCCGACGAAGTGATCGGCGGGTTTGGCCGAACCGGTGAGTGGTTCGCGCACGAGTACTTCGGCTTTCAGCCGGACACCCTGTCGATCGCCAAGGGCCTGACCTCCGGCTACATCCCGATGGGTGGCCTGGTGCTGAGCAAGCGTATCGCCGAGGCGCTGGTGGAGCAGGGCGGGGTGTTCGCCCACGGCCTGACCTATTCCGGCCACCCGGTGGCCGCCGCCGTGGCGATCGCCAACCTCAGGGCGCTGCGCGACGAAGGCATCGTCAAGCGCGTGAAGGACGACACCGGCCCGTACCTGCAGCGCTGCCTGCGCGAGGTGTTCGAGCAGCACCCGCTGATCGGTGAAGTGCAGGGCGCCGGCCTGGTGGCGGCGTTGCAGTTCGCCGAAGACAAGGGCACCCGCAAGCGGTTCGCCAACGAGAACGATATTGCCTGGCGCTGCCGGACCATCGGTTTCGAAGAGGGCCTGATCATTCGTTCGACCCTGGGACGGATGATCATGGCGCCGGCACTGGTGGCCGGACGTAGCGAGATCGACGAACTGGTCGAAAAGACCCGTATCGCCGTCGACCGCACGGCGCAGGAGCTGGGGCGCCTGTGA
- a CDS encoding ABC transporter ATP-binding protein yields MGAVTAVQMPVNPVRKPETTQPRLQVDQVCLRYRSSDGNTFTALENVSLNVPDQQFAVLVGPSGCGKSSLLYLTAGLAEPTSGNIHVGGQRVRGPGADRGMVFQSYTLFPWLSVRDNIAFGLKRKGMGARERKEIVDYYLDEVGLTAFAERYPKQLSGGMMQRVAIARALANDPQILLMDEPFGALDSQTRMQMQQLLLRVWEHSKKTVVFVTHDIDEAILLGDRVYVMGARPGRIKRELDVPMPRPRDMDMVMEREFIEMKRDILGLLHDDLQVAH; encoded by the coding sequence ATGGGCGCAGTAACTGCAGTGCAAATGCCGGTCAATCCGGTCAGAAAACCAGAAACGACGCAGCCTCGGCTACAGGTGGATCAGGTCTGCCTGCGCTATCGCAGCTCCGACGGCAACACCTTCACGGCGCTGGAAAACGTCTCGCTCAATGTGCCGGATCAACAATTCGCCGTGCTGGTGGGGCCGTCCGGCTGTGGCAAGTCGAGCCTGTTGTACCTGACGGCGGGGCTGGCCGAACCGACTTCCGGCAACATCCACGTCGGCGGGCAACGAGTGCGGGGCCCGGGCGCGGACCGCGGCATGGTGTTCCAGAGCTATACGCTGTTTCCCTGGCTCAGTGTGCGCGACAACATCGCCTTCGGTCTCAAGCGCAAGGGCATGGGCGCCCGGGAGCGCAAGGAGATCGTCGACTACTACCTCGACGAAGTTGGCCTGACGGCCTTCGCCGAGCGTTATCCCAAGCAGCTCTCCGGCGGCATGATGCAACGGGTGGCGATTGCCCGGGCGCTGGCCAACGACCCGCAGATCCTGCTGATGGACGAGCCTTTCGGCGCCCTCGACAGCCAGACCCGCATGCAGATGCAGCAGCTGTTGCTGCGGGTCTGGGAGCACAGCAAGAAGACCGTGGTGTTCGTCACCCACGACATCGACGAGGCCATTCTGCTCGGCGACCGGGTCTACGTGATGGGCGCCCGACCGGGGCGGATCAAGCGCGAACTCGATGTGCCCATGCCGCGTCCGCGTGACATGGACATGGTGATGGAACGCGAATTCATCGAGATGAAGCGCGACATCCTCGGCCTGCTTCACGACGACTTGCAAGTTGCTCATTGA
- a CDS encoding RidA family protein — protein MATPTHTRIRMFNTKETYPNQTLDNDLCQAVRAGNTVYVRGQVGTDFAGNLVGLGDPAAQAEQAMKNVKQLLEEAGSDLSHIVKTTTYIIDPRYREPVYREVGKWLKGVFPISTGLVVSGLAQPQWLMEIDVIAVIPD, from the coding sequence ATGGCTACACCGACCCACACCCGTATCCGCATGTTCAACACCAAGGAAACCTACCCCAACCAGACCCTGGACAACGACCTGTGCCAGGCCGTGCGCGCTGGCAACACCGTGTATGTGCGCGGCCAGGTCGGCACCGACTTCGCCGGCAACCTGGTGGGCCTGGGCGATCCGGCCGCGCAGGCCGAGCAGGCGATGAAGAACGTCAAGCAACTGCTGGAAGAGGCCGGCAGCGACCTGTCGCATATCGTCAAGACCACCACCTACATCATCGACCCGCGCTACCGCGAGCCGGTCTATCGCGAGGTCGGCAAGTGGCTCAAGGGTGTGTTTCCGATCTCCACCGGGCTGGTGGTCTCGGGCCTGGCCCAGCCGCAATGGCTGATGGAAATCGACGTGATCGCCGTTATTCCGGACTGA
- a CDS encoding response regulator transcription factor, whose protein sequence is MASNRLTTQDWYRHLANVTCVIGQPGFVDALFAALCYLAPSQGTMVYLFPRQGLPSALAETQDDGPWLPQGSIREYIDGHCLLCPFYRAAMEGASAGCYQLADVAPDHFKRSEYYLSFYQHSHLEDEVNYLVPLGTELVIAVELATTGTYSASQVRDLKCVTPWVLAVVSQHWRYLESQVLGGRFESAIERQVSSALSNFGASVLTERECGIVQLLLRGYSSKSLAERLGVSEDTIKSHRKNIYVKLDISSQSELFSLFINSLALARDGLGKDPLAYYLDHRH, encoded by the coding sequence ATGGCAAGCAATCGACTGACCACCCAAGACTGGTATCGCCACCTGGCCAACGTCACCTGCGTGATCGGCCAGCCCGGTTTCGTCGATGCCCTGTTTGCGGCGCTGTGCTACCTGGCCCCGAGCCAGGGCACCATGGTCTATCTGTTTCCGCGCCAGGGCCTGCCGTCGGCATTGGCCGAGACCCAGGACGACGGACCCTGGCTGCCGCAGGGCAGCATCCGCGAATACATCGACGGTCACTGCCTGCTGTGTCCGTTCTACCGGGCGGCAATGGAGGGCGCGAGCGCCGGCTGCTACCAACTGGCCGACGTGGCCCCGGACCATTTCAAGCGCAGCGAGTACTACCTGAGCTTCTACCAGCACTCGCACCTGGAGGACGAGGTGAACTACCTGGTGCCGCTGGGCACGGAGCTGGTGATCGCGGTCGAACTGGCCACCACCGGCACCTACAGCGCCAGCCAGGTGCGCGACCTCAAGTGCGTGACCCCGTGGGTACTGGCGGTGGTGAGCCAGCACTGGCGATATCTGGAGAGCCAGGTGCTGGGCGGGCGCTTCGAAAGTGCGATCGAACGGCAGGTCAGCAGTGCCCTGAGCAACTTTGGCGCCTCGGTGCTGACCGAGCGCGAGTGCGGCATCGTGCAGCTGTTGCTGCGCGGTTATTCGAGCAAGTCCCTGGCCGAGCGCCTGGGCGTGTCCGAAGACACCATCAAGAGTCACCGCAAGAACATCTACGTGAAACTGGACATTTCCTCGCAGTCGGAACTGTTCTCGCTGTTCATCAATTCCCTGGCCCTGGCCCGGGACGGCCTGGGCAAGGACCCGCTGGCGTACTACCTCGACCACCGACACTGA
- a CDS encoding flavin-containing monooxygenase, protein MSLDNIEIDTLVVGAGQAGVAMSEHLSEQGVPHLVLERNRIAEAWRTGRWDSLVANGPAWHDRFPGLQFDIDPDGFAGKEQVAAYFEAYAKKINAPIHTGVTVKRVTRNADCPGFTVETSEGTLRAQRVVAATGPFQKPVIPAIAPKDERLYQIHSAQYFNPQQLPEGAVLVVGAGSSGVQIAEELLRAGKQVYLSVGPHDRPPRAYRNRDFCWWLGVLGLWDTETMQAGREHVTIAVSGARGGHTVDFRRLAQAGMTLVGLTESFNENTVVFKQDLVENLANGDENYLSLLDAADAYIERNGLDLPLEPSARERVADSPCISQPLRELNLAEAGVNSIIWATGYAVDYNWLQVDAFDAKGKPQHQRGVGKEPGIYFVGLPWLSRRGSAFIWGVWHDARHVACHIATQRGYQHYEDAGQRRAASVRPLASAPAAKVATA, encoded by the coding sequence ATGTCATTGGATAACATCGAAATCGATACCCTCGTGGTCGGCGCTGGCCAGGCCGGCGTAGCCATGAGCGAGCACTTGAGCGAGCAAGGCGTACCGCACCTGGTGCTGGAGCGCAATCGCATCGCCGAAGCCTGGCGCACCGGCCGCTGGGATTCGCTGGTTGCCAACGGCCCGGCCTGGCATGACCGCTTCCCGGGGCTGCAATTCGACATCGACCCCGACGGCTTCGCCGGCAAGGAGCAGGTGGCCGCGTATTTCGAGGCCTACGCGAAAAAGATCAACGCGCCGATCCATACCGGCGTCACCGTCAAGCGGGTGACCCGCAACGCCGATTGCCCGGGCTTCACCGTGGAAACCTCCGAAGGCACCCTTCGTGCGCAGCGTGTGGTGGCGGCCACCGGTCCGTTCCAGAAACCAGTGATCCCGGCCATCGCGCCCAAGGACGAGCGTCTTTACCAGATCCACTCGGCGCAGTACTTCAACCCGCAGCAACTGCCTGAAGGCGCGGTGCTGGTGGTGGGGGCCGGTTCGTCGGGCGTACAGATCGCCGAAGAACTGCTGCGCGCCGGCAAGCAGGTCTACCTCTCCGTCGGCCCGCATGATCGTCCGCCGCGTGCCTACCGCAACCGCGACTTCTGCTGGTGGCTGGGCGTGCTCGGCCTGTGGGACACCGAGACCATGCAGGCGGGTCGCGAACACGTGACCATCGCCGTGAGCGGCGCCCGTGGCGGTCATACCGTGGATTTCCGTCGCCTGGCCCAGGCCGGCATGACCCTGGTCGGGCTGACCGAGTCCTTCAACGAGAACACCGTGGTGTTCAAGCAGGACCTGGTCGAGAACCTCGCCAATGGCGATGAAAACTACCTTTCCCTGCTCGACGCTGCCGATGCCTACATCGAGCGCAACGGCCTGGACCTGCCGCTGGAGCCGAGTGCCCGTGAGCGCGTCGCCGACTCGCCGTGCATCAGCCAGCCGCTGCGTGAGCTGAACCTGGCCGAAGCCGGCGTCAACTCGATCATCTGGGCCACCGGCTACGCGGTGGACTACAACTGGCTGCAGGTCGATGCCTTCGACGCCAAGGGCAAGCCCCAGCACCAGCGCGGCGTCGGCAAGGAACCGGGCATCTATTTCGTTGGCCTGCCATGGCTATCGCGTCGTGGTTCGGCGTTCATCTGGGGTGTGTGGCACGACGCCCGGCACGTGGCCTGCCACATCGCCACCCAGCGCGGCTACCAGCACTACGAGGATGCGGGCCAGCGCCGGGCCGCCAGCGTCAGGCCGCTCGCCAGCGCCCCGGCCGCGAAGGTCGCCACCGCCTGA
- a CDS encoding DNA-binding protein, giving the protein MFSTSISLPQTGSFQGGFSAAGLGGAQGSSDDTAGQIASLLSDALFEKSGSGANIRDAKNPLLGMIADHMDKNIGEFGKPDDANGKVRTWRDELGEDNYLDKDEKAAFTKGLESLIKDILGGGSQQAGSPFGGAANSGWNPSSTGTGHGGGIQELLSSLLGNLGEEKLDNLLKPTGNPIRDARGEMAFSNDDKDVLKEVARFMDMHPEEFGKPDGKSKDWMGELSEGDLYMSRNESKQFQKAIDLIKGEVKGSAQGNSLGGLFPNAEQNFQNGGAGNTLKTDASIAAGNVLSVVMQQSATSYRG; this is encoded by the coding sequence ATGTTTTCCACTTCGATTAGCCTGCCGCAAACCGGCTCGTTCCAGGGCGGTTTCAGCGCCGCCGGCCTGGGCGGTGCGCAGGGCAGTTCCGACGACACCGCTGGCCAGATCGCATCGCTGCTCAGCGACGCACTGTTCGAAAAGTCCGGTAGCGGCGCCAACATCCGTGATGCGAAGAACCCGCTGCTGGGGATGATCGCCGACCACATGGACAAGAACATCGGCGAATTCGGCAAGCCCGATGACGCCAATGGCAAGGTGCGCACCTGGCGCGACGAGCTGGGCGAGGACAACTACCTCGACAAGGACGAAAAGGCCGCGTTCACCAAGGGCCTGGAAAGCCTGATCAAGGACATTCTCGGCGGTGGCAGCCAGCAGGCTGGCAGCCCGTTCGGTGGTGCGGCCAACAGCGGCTGGAATCCATCGAGCACTGGCACCGGCCACGGCGGTGGCATCCAGGAACTGTTGTCGTCACTGCTGGGCAACCTGGGCGAGGAGAAGCTCGACAACCTGCTCAAGCCCACCGGCAACCCGATTCGCGATGCCCGTGGCGAGATGGCCTTCTCCAACGATGACAAGGACGTGCTCAAGGAAGTCGCGCGCTTCATGGACATGCACCCGGAAGAGTTCGGCAAGCCCGATGGCAAGTCCAAGGACTGGATGGGCGAGCTGTCCGAGGGCGACCTGTACATGTCGCGCAACGAGAGCAAGCAGTTCCAGAAGGCCATCGACCTGATCAAGGGCGAGGTCAAGGGCAGCGCTCAGGGCAACTCGCTGGGTGGACTGTTCCCCAATGCCGAGCAGAACTTCCAGAACGGCGGCGCGGGCAACACGCTCAAGACCGACGCGAGCATTGCCGCTGGCAACGTGCTGTCGGTGGTGATGCAGCAAAGCGCCACCAGCTATCGCGGCTGA
- a CDS encoding sigma 54-interacting transcriptional regulator translates to MTGGFFDSDTTQREHEVLDNVGALQAFVRKAAPLKIDMVLEGETGTGKDTLARRIHELSGRDGQLVALNCAAVPEQLAESELFGVMAGAYTGASKSRAGYIEASNGGTLYLDEIDSMPLLLQAKLLRVLEMRGIERLGSTRFVPLDLRVIVATQTPLEKLVEEGKFRRDLFFRLNVIKIQLPTLRSGLQHIQPLFRRFVREAAERHHQPIPEPDPHLLKSLLSHRWPGNIRELKCAAERFVLGMPPLQSIDPFASCRAQAPLKSHLRLFEKTLILDCLERHAKCIDAVVSELGIPRRTLYHRMKTLSIDSPEL, encoded by the coding sequence ATGACTGGGGGCTTTTTCGATAGTGATACCACGCAGCGGGAACACGAGGTTCTCGACAACGTGGGAGCCTTGCAAGCGTTTGTCAGAAAGGCCGCGCCACTGAAGATCGATATGGTCCTCGAGGGAGAAACCGGTACTGGTAAAGACACCCTGGCCCGCCGTATCCATGAATTGTCCGGCCGTGACGGGCAACTGGTGGCACTCAATTGCGCGGCGGTTCCGGAGCAACTGGCCGAGAGCGAGCTGTTCGGGGTCATGGCCGGAGCCTATACCGGTGCGTCGAAGTCTCGCGCCGGCTACATCGAGGCCTCCAACGGCGGTACGCTGTATCTGGACGAGATCGACAGCATGCCGCTGCTGCTCCAGGCCAAGCTGCTGCGGGTCCTGGAAATGCGGGGTATCGAACGCCTGGGCTCGACACGCTTCGTGCCGCTGGACCTGCGGGTGATCGTCGCCACCCAGACTCCGCTGGAAAAGCTGGTGGAGGAAGGCAAGTTTCGTCGTGACCTGTTTTTTCGCCTGAATGTGATCAAGATCCAGTTGCCGACCCTGCGTTCCGGCCTGCAGCACATCCAGCCGTTGTTCCGGCGGTTTGTCCGCGAGGCGGCCGAGCGTCATCACCAACCGATCCCCGAACCTGACCCGCACCTGCTCAAGAGCCTGCTCAGCCATCGCTGGCCCGGCAATATCCGTGAGCTCAAGTGCGCCGCCGAACGTTTCGTGCTGGGCATGCCGCCACTGCAGAGCATCGACCCGTTCGCTTCCTGCCGGGCGCAGGCGCCGCTCAAGAGCCACCTGCGCCTGTTCGAGAAGACCCTGATCCTCGATTGCCTGGAGCGCCACGCCAAGTGCATCGACGCGGTGGTCAGCGAGCTGGGCATTCCCCGGCGCACGCTCTATCACCGCATGAAAACGCTGAGTATCGACTCCCCCGAGCTCTGA